From the genome of Spinacia oleracea cultivar Varoflay chromosome 2, BTI_SOV_V1, whole genome shotgun sequence, one region includes:
- the LOC110796765 gene encoding glycine-rich cell wall structural protein-like translates to MKMAYSKAFLLLSCLSFVLLISSIVSARELTESTSTTKKTQSSEEPKELDGYGHGGYGHGGYGHGGHGGHYPPEEEETDVKEDVELEGYGRDGYGQGGYGGSRGGYGDQGGYGGSRGGYGQGGYGGSRGGYGDQGGYGGSRGGYGQGGYGGSRGGYGDQGGYGGSRGGYGQGGYGHGGYGGRYPPNEENNN, encoded by the exons ATGAAAATGGCCTACTCTAAGGCTTTCCTTCTTCTTTCCTGTCTCTCTTTTGTTCTCTTGATTTCCTCAATTGTCTCAGCCCGTGAACTTACCGAGTCTACCTCTACTACTAAAAAGACTC AATCCAGTGAGGAGCCAAAAGAGTTAGATGGATATGGGCACGGAGGTTACGGACATGGTGGTTATGGACATGGTGGACATGGTGGCCACTACCCACCAGAAGAAGAGGAGACGGATGTAAAGGAGGATGTTGAGCTAGAAGGTTATGGTCGTGATGGATATGGCCAAGGGGGATACGGTGGTTCAAGGGGTGGGTACGGCGACCAAGGTGGGTATGGTGGTTCAAGGGGTGGATACGGCCAAGGTGGATATGGTGGTTCAAGGGGTGGATACGGCGACCAAGGTGGGTATGGTGGTTCAAGGGGTGGATACGGCCAAGGTGGGTATGGTGGTTCAAGGGGTGGGTACGGTGACCAAGGTGGATATGGTGGTTCAAGGGGTGGATACGGCCAAGGTGGCTATGGACATGGCGGATATGGCGGTCGCTACCCGCCAAATGAGGAGAATAACAACTAA